The DNA segment GGTGGCCAAGTGACATTGTAGGAGCTGACTGGAAAGTCAACCAGGCCCGACCAAGAGTGACCAAGACAGAACGATTAGGATAACCCACAGGCACTCCTCGTCATAAGGCCAACGACACAGATAGGCTGGCAAATAAAGGGTTTAATATGTggttaaaatggattttaaaaacaagaaaaaaaaatatatatcctCAAACATATAAATTTATTATTACTATGAATTAACATTAACTAGCTttcattcaaaatatttaagttACATTACTAAAAATcatattaattatataaaacattttaataaattatgttttaatttaattaattattttaaaaataattacattacaTAGCATACCCATTAAATGAAGTCAAAATAGTTAATCATGTTTCAACAAACCTGCCAGCTGACGCGGGAAGACAAATTTTCCACTATGAGGCGATTTTCTGTTCTTAGAGGTGGGGCgtttctgttttgaaacaaaCAATTCAGACCTCTATCAGTAAATAATATAACCACGTTAATATTAACAAGGGCTGTACCAAGAGCTAGTATCAGCATATCATCTTCAGTACTATGACCTGAACTACGTAGTGCCCAGAACAATCTAGGGCAAGCATTAAGTACTTAGGGCAGGGAACGTAAGGATGACAGGCATATCTGAGAAGTTCTGTAATCTTCACTATCCTTCTGCCACACTACACTACTTAAAAGGCAAACAACACCTTTGAATAGCTCATTGCAGCTCACATTCTCTGGGATGAGCCTGAAgcactcttttttttaaactgtactGATTCAAAGCTGCACGTACCTCCTGTCACTGCGCGGGCGGCGGCTACTGAACCGGTCAGAGTACctccctctgcctctgcccctcGAGCGTGCTCTGGCATGCTCAATGGTCACCCTGTGAAGGGAAACACATAACGTAACACGTGTTTTtacatgtttctttttttgtataCAGTTGTAATTCTCAGGACAAACATAAGAcgaaccaaacaaaaacaaagtagTTTGACCAATACTGACAACACAATTCAAATTGAAGTTGACTTCTATTTTAGATCCCCAAGCTTGTATAGTCATGAAATAGGATACCTCACCTCTCACTGCAAAGTTCTTTTCCATCCAATTCATAAACAGCATCATCTGCATCCCTCGGATCTTCAAACTCCTGCAAAACCAAGACAAGATGACCAAGCAATTACATTCCAATGAACGAGCAGATACCTATTTGTCACCTGGTGCGCCTTGATGGGCGcgttaaataatttttttttcgGAGTAGCTTCATAAACCTCAAATGCGAGTGTGCACTAAGGGGGTGGGCGAGGGAGAGGGGGCGCACTCACCACGAAGCCGAAGCCCCTCTTCAGGTCGATGTCGCGGATGCGGCCGTACCCCTTGAAGAACCTCTCGACATCCTTCTCCCTGGCGGCCGGGTTCAGCCTCCCGATGAAGACGCGGCAGCCGCTCATGGCTGTGTGTGCGCGGCCCTGCCGGGGACAGGCGCGTCAGGCCCGCGGGTGACTCAGCGCCGCCCGCACCGCTGCCGCACTGCGCCacgcggccccgcccccgccgcggcccAATGGGAAGGCGGCGCGCGGACACCGCCTCAGCGCTCCCCCAATAGGATCCCGGCGCACGGCCCCGCCCAGCGCCGCCCTCCACGCCAGCTCCGCCCCCCCGGCcgaagaagaaaagcaaacgCCATCGCTCTGCCACAAAATGGCGGCCGCGCCGCACCCGCCCGccgcaccggccccgccgcgACCGCACCGAGCGGAACGCAACGGCGACAACGCCAGCCAGCAGCCCGCGGGCCGGCCGGGCACACAGCAGAAGCGCCCCGCATCGCACACGCTCCGCTTCCCCGGCGCTTCGCTCTGCGGGGAAGCCCCTGGAGCTTCTACGAACCTGGGCTGTGGGTCTCGGTGCAGGCCGAGCCGGACGGCTGCTCTGTGCGGCACGGCAGATGAGCGGCGGGTCGGTGGGGCAGACACGTCCTTCCCGGGTGGCAGGCGGCTCCGACTGCTGCGCAACACCGGCGCTGCGCCGCGAAATGGAGGCGGCCCCGCGCGTCAGCGCCGCCCCGCGCGCCGATtggcggaggcggcggccgcgcccgccccgggAGCACAGCCGGGCCGCCGGGGAGGGCTGTGCTAGGGTGAAACAGCCATCCGAGCTCTTGTACTCATCCCGCACACAACAGGCTAAAGTCCCTGCGGCTCCTGTGTGCCGGCAAGGGCTTGGGCAGGCGTTTCTGGCTACTGATGAACAAAGCATGAGAGGAGGAAAATAGATAAGGAGATCCTGATGTGCTTAAATCCTCGTTTGGAATCAAATGTGTAATGACAAGGGAGAGAGCTGAGCTTTGTCTCCATTTTACATAACTGCAGAATTTATCACAGCTTGGCTTCTAGGTGGTTGCAGTAAAGGCAAGAGATTATCCCAAGGGGTAtttgaaatgaagaaaacatcTGGAAGTTGAAGACACACCCACTAGTTTTCCAGTACAGacagaggctgcagctctgtgacCCTCCTTACCAGATTCGTGCACTGCTAGATCAGTTGACTTTACACAAAAGCCAGCAGGTACAGCTGCACCAATCTGCCTCTTTTGATGCATTTTGATAATTACAGTAAGATCCTTTTAATAGCATTTTCCTGACTTGTCACCTGAAGTCCCATGCTGCCCTGAGTCCCAGCCCCTACCCCTTCCCTTTGTGGACCATCTTTGTTACACCCAAGGTCTGTTATTAATGATCTCTATGGGATGAATTTATCTTTTTCATGCTTAGTCACTGACATCTATTTCCCTGGAACAATACAGCACGTGATGGCGCTGACATCATAGCTTTATATGACTGCCCCATACTCCTCAAACTGCAACAGCATCCAGAGTACCAAAAATGGGAAAGCTATTTCTGCTGCGTGCAGTGATGAGAAAGGCTACCGTGTAGCTAAAGGTTTGGCAAGGGCACTGTCAGCATCACTTGCTTCTCCCTTAGGTTCCAAAGATGCTCATTTCCGTCCTGCGCAGAGGCAGTGTCTGCGAGAAAAGCCAGGATGATGCACAGATGGGAAAATCTCCAGTACAGGGAGGACTTTGAGCAAGGAAAGACAATGCTGGTGATTATCCCTGTGGATCATAACCTTTGCCTGCTGAGGAAGATACATTCAGATGTGCCAGCTAACATTTAAGAGTGCTAATTTCATTATGAATTACAGCACTTTAAATGGTGCCATGGGAACAGGTAGTTTTGTTCCTGTCAACACCAGGACTCTCCCGTCTGCAGAGTGAGCTGGTACATAAAAGCTAAACCAGCAAAGGGTAGCACTGGAAAAGGCAGCAAGCAGACTTCTGAAGG comes from the Taeniopygia guttata chromosome 5, bTaeGut7.mat, whole genome shotgun sequence genome and includes:
- the SRSF5 gene encoding serine/arginine-rich splicing factor 5 isoform X3 codes for the protein MSGCRVFIGRLNPAAREKDVERFFKGYGRIRDIDLKRGFGFVEFEDPRDADDAVYELDGKELCSERVTIEHARARSRGRGRGRYSDRFSSRRPRSDRRNAPPLRTENRLIVENLSSRVSWQPICVVGLMTRSACGLS